A stretch of the Desulforamulus ferrireducens genome encodes the following:
- the glp gene encoding gephyrin-like molybdotransferase Glp yields the protein MELFNVLTVQQARATLQQHLSLQPQTETVPLLQGLNRLLAQDIVALEDVPGFDRSTMDGYAVRARDTFGATEALPAYIDVAGEVMMGEAAKGTLLAGQAWAIPTGGMLPPGADAVVMVEYTEELDSQTIGVTRPVAPGENLVRRGEDVAQGKVVLTAGHRLRPQDLGILAAVGVTEVPVLKPLRVGIISTGNELTAPDQPTEPGKVRDINSYTLYGQVLEAGGQPVLYGIIEDQFASLQQAVAGALAENDMVLISGGSSVGARDVSAKVIETLGNPGVLFHGMAIKPGKPTIGAVVAGKPVLGLPGHPVSAMVVFDLLARPIIAAAGLQKAETAFPLRAALTRNIHSATGRDDYLRVSLRRLTDGSIVADPVLGKSGLISTMVKAAGVAHIPLNKEGVEAGELVDVWLF from the coding sequence TATTGTGGCCTTAGAGGATGTGCCGGGTTTTGATCGCTCCACCATGGACGGTTATGCCGTGCGAGCTAGGGATACCTTTGGGGCAACAGAAGCTCTACCCGCCTATATTGATGTGGCTGGGGAAGTTATGATGGGTGAAGCAGCTAAGGGTACTTTATTAGCCGGACAGGCCTGGGCCATTCCCACCGGTGGAATGCTGCCGCCAGGGGCAGATGCGGTGGTGATGGTGGAATACACCGAAGAGTTGGACAGCCAAACCATTGGGGTAACCAGACCGGTGGCCCCGGGTGAAAACCTGGTACGCCGGGGTGAGGATGTGGCCCAAGGAAAGGTAGTGCTAACGGCCGGTCATCGCTTAAGGCCCCAGGACCTGGGTATATTAGCTGCAGTTGGGGTAACTGAGGTGCCGGTGTTAAAACCCTTACGGGTAGGAATTATTTCCACAGGCAATGAGTTAACCGCCCCCGATCAGCCGACAGAACCGGGCAAGGTGCGAGATATCAATTCCTACACCCTTTACGGTCAGGTACTGGAGGCCGGTGGTCAACCTGTACTCTATGGTATCATAGAAGATCAATTTGCCTCCCTGCAGCAGGCTGTGGCTGGGGCTCTGGCCGAGAATGATATGGTGCTAATTTCCGGCGGCAGTTCTGTGGGGGCCAGGGATGTATCGGCCAAGGTTATCGAAACCCTGGGGAACCCGGGTGTATTGTTTCATGGCATGGCTATTAAGCCGGGCAAACCTACCATCGGTGCGGTGGTGGCGGGTAAGCCTGTGTTAGGGTTACCCGGACATCCCGTTTCTGCTATGGTGGTCTTTGATTTACTGGCCCGCCCTATTATTGCCGCCGCTGGCTTGCAGAAGGCCGAGACAGCCTTTCCCCTTAGAGCAGCCCTGACCCGGAACATTCATTCTGCCACAGGAAGAGACGATTATCTGCGGGTCTCCTTGCGACGTCTGACAGACGGTTCCATAGTGGCGGATCCGGTGCTTGGTAAATCCGGGCTGATCAGTACCATGGTTAAGGCCGCCGGGGTGGCCCACATACCCTTGAACAAAGAAGGGGTGGAGGCTGGCGAATTGGTGGATGTGTGGTTATTCTAG
- a CDS encoding molybdopterin biosynthesis protein → MRNKRDVYLDDRPWEEALAGFLEHLTAKGSLSPGAAEEISVEQALGRVTAEPIFAINSSPHYNASAMDGIAVDSALTFGASDASPKRIQLGEKAQVVDTGDPIPAGCDAVIMIEDVHFVEDEIFEITSAAAPWQHVRAIGEDVIATEMILPANHRIRPMDIGGILAGGVTRVKVHPKPKVALLPTGTELVQPGVDLKPGDIVEYNTRVFGALVESWGGEALRWPITVDNWEKLKDSLLQAVEQADIVVINAGSSAGREDFTAELIRELGTVLTHGAAIKPGKPVILGEIMGKPVIGVPGYPVSAYLTMELFVRPVVYQKLGSVPPQPQTTEAIISRKMPSPMGVEEFIRVKMGQVGEKIIATPISRGAGVIMSLVRADGILRIPRLSEGFRAGETVKVELMRPLEEVRQTTVVIGSHDMALDILANHLRRRFPEASLSSANVGSLGGLSAIKRGECHLAGTHLLDEDTGDYNISYIQRLLGDRPVVLLNLVYRQQGLMVAKGNPLKIKGLEDLAREGMRFINRQRGAGTRILLDYRLKQLGINPDNIYGYNREEYTHMAVAAAVASGAADAGLGILAAANALDLDFVPVVEERYDLCIPGEYWDTPYIQRLLEVIATKEFRQQVEALGGYDLRDCGKVMYRQGV, encoded by the coding sequence ATGAGAAACAAGCGCGATGTTTATTTGGATGATCGCCCGTGGGAGGAGGCCCTGGCAGGATTTTTAGAGCATCTAACAGCAAAGGGTTCCCTGTCTCCCGGAGCGGCAGAAGAGATCTCGGTGGAACAAGCCCTGGGGCGGGTTACTGCCGAACCTATCTTTGCGATTAATTCTTCGCCCCATTATAACGCATCGGCTATGGATGGTATAGCTGTGGATTCTGCCCTCACTTTTGGTGCCTCGGATGCTTCTCCCAAACGCATCCAACTGGGGGAAAAGGCCCAAGTGGTGGATACCGGTGACCCCATTCCTGCCGGCTGCGATGCGGTAATTATGATTGAAGATGTCCACTTTGTGGAGGACGAAATATTTGAAATCACCTCCGCTGCTGCTCCCTGGCAGCATGTGCGGGCCATTGGGGAAGATGTGATAGCAACAGAAATGATTCTGCCGGCCAATCATCGGATCAGGCCCATGGATATTGGGGGCATCCTGGCCGGTGGTGTGACACGGGTGAAGGTACATCCCAAACCTAAGGTGGCCTTATTACCCACAGGTACCGAACTGGTACAGCCAGGGGTAGATTTAAAGCCCGGTGATATTGTGGAATACAACACCCGTGTCTTTGGGGCGCTGGTGGAATCCTGGGGTGGTGAAGCCCTGCGGTGGCCCATTACCGTTGATAACTGGGAGAAACTCAAAGATTCGCTGCTACAGGCAGTGGAGCAGGCGGATATTGTGGTGATTAACGCTGGTTCTTCCGCCGGGCGGGAGGATTTTACAGCTGAACTAATCAGAGAACTGGGCACTGTGCTGACCCATGGAGCAGCCATTAAACCCGGCAAACCCGTGATTTTAGGGGAAATAATGGGTAAACCGGTGATTGGGGTACCGGGTTATCCTGTTTCTGCCTATCTGACCATGGAACTGTTCGTGAGACCGGTGGTTTACCAAAAGCTGGGCTCAGTACCGCCACAGCCGCAAACCACCGAGGCCATTATTTCGCGCAAAATGCCCTCCCCCATGGGAGTGGAAGAGTTTATTCGGGTTAAGATGGGTCAGGTAGGGGAAAAAATTATCGCCACACCCATATCCCGGGGGGCCGGGGTAATCATGTCTCTGGTGCGGGCAGACGGTATACTCAGGATACCGCGTTTATCCGAAGGCTTTCGGGCCGGGGAAACTGTCAAGGTGGAACTAATGCGTCCCCTGGAGGAAGTTCGACAGACCACGGTGGTAATTGGCAGTCATGATATGGCCCTGGATATTTTAGCCAACCACCTGCGCAGAAGATTTCCTGAGGCTAGCCTTTCCAGTGCCAATGTGGGGAGTCTGGGAGGTCTCTCGGCCATTAAAAGGGGCGAGTGTCACTTAGCAGGTACACATCTCTTGGATGAAGACACCGGAGATTACAATATCAGCTATATTCAAAGACTGCTGGGGGATCGTCCGGTGGTGTTATTGAACTTGGTTTATCGTCAGCAGGGGTTAATGGTGGCCAAGGGTAACCCCCTCAAGATTAAGGGCTTAGAAGATCTGGCCCGGGAAGGCATGCGTTTCATTAACCGTCAGCGGGGTGCCGGCACACGCATTTTGTTGGATTACCGGCTTAAACAACTGGGTATTAACCCGGATAACATCTATGGCTATAACAGGGAAGAATATACCCACATGGCAGTGGCAGCGGCAGTGGCCAGTGGTGCTGCCGATGCGGGTCTGGGTATCTTGGCAGCGGCCAATGCCCTGGACCTGGATTTTGTACCTGTGGTAGAGGAGCGCTACGATCTCTGTATACCAGGGGAGTATTGGGATACCCCATATATTCAAAGACTACTGGAGGTCATTGCCACTAAGGAATTCCGTCAACAGGTGGAGGCCCTGGGGGGCTATGATTTAAGAGATTGTGGTAAGGTTATGTACCGGCAGGGAGTATAA
- the fdhD gene encoding formate dehydrogenase accessory sulfurtransferase FdhD: protein MVWQVNKTSTKIIKIKGDKIISTEDTIVREVPITLFLNGKEFVTMVCSPQSLEELTVGFLCSEGLLQSPSDLKDIKVDLENGLVYIEAAEGEAETKFLKRNITSCCGRGRPVFYFVNDAKSMNTVTTKLLLTPGQVWDLSDRLEQMSVLFQQTGGVHNAALCAATEVIFFYEDVGRHNAVDKIFGRAFLNQIPLEDKILVFSGRVSSEIVIKVGKMGVPVIISRSAPTDLALEMAEKLGITVVGFAKGERMNVYTHPERILG from the coding sequence ATGGTTTGGCAAGTAAATAAAACATCAACCAAAATCATTAAAATCAAAGGCGATAAAATTATCTCCACAGAAGACACCATCGTGCGAGAAGTTCCCATCACGCTATTTTTAAATGGTAAAGAATTTGTCACCATGGTTTGCTCGCCGCAGAGTTTAGAGGAACTCACCGTGGGCTTCCTTTGTTCCGAAGGTCTCTTACAGTCCCCGTCAGATCTTAAGGATATTAAAGTAGATCTGGAAAACGGCCTTGTCTATATTGAAGCCGCCGAGGGAGAAGCTGAAACCAAATTTCTTAAGAGAAACATTACTTCCTGCTGCGGTCGGGGCAGACCGGTTTTTTATTTTGTCAATGATGCCAAAAGTATGAATACCGTCACAACTAAACTACTGCTTACACCGGGGCAGGTCTGGGACTTATCCGACCGTTTAGAACAAATGTCGGTACTCTTTCAGCAAACCGGTGGGGTTCACAATGCCGCCCTCTGTGCTGCCACCGAGGTAATCTTCTTTTATGAGGATGTGGGGCGTCATAATGCTGTGGATAAGATCTTTGGCCGCGCCTTTCTTAATCAGATTCCCCTGGAGGATAAAATTCTCGTCTTTAGCGGCAGGGTATCCTCTGAAATAGTAATTAAAGTGGGTAAAATGGGTGTACCGGTGATTATCTCCCGCTCCGCCCCCACCGACTTAGCCCTGGAGATGGCAGAAAAACTGGGTATTACCGTGGTGGGCTTTGCCAAGGGCGAACGGATGAATGTGTACACGCATCCCGAACGAATTTTAGGATAA
- a CDS encoding winged helix-turn-helix domain-containing protein, producing the protein MKRTLFQPACKIWLICGGTNFGDGLYHLLYNVQQYGSISKAAKVMGMSYRAAWGKIKKAEKSLGFKLIETQVGGDAGGGANLTPEGNKLLQGFGQFRDRVEQAVELIFEEVFGGKE; encoded by the coding sequence ATGAAACGGACTTTGTTTCAACCAGCTTGTAAAATATGGTTGATATGTGGTGGCACAAACTTCGGAGATGGTCTTTATCACCTGCTGTACAATGTTCAACAATATGGCTCTATATCCAAGGCAGCCAAAGTGATGGGTATGTCTTACCGGGCTGCCTGGGGCAAAATAAAAAAGGCCGAAAAAAGTCTCGGCTTTAAGCTCATTGAGACCCAGGTGGGTGGAGATGCTGGGGGCGGTGCCAACCTAACACCGGAGGGTAACAAATTGCTGCAAGGCTTTGGCCAGTTTCGGGACAGAGTGGAACAGGCGGTGGAGCTTATCTTTGAGGAGGTTTTTGGGGGGAAGGAATGA